The sequence CCTCCATAATCTGCATGTGGTAAATATCGTAGAGCAGCTTCGCTCGTGGTGAGTTGACGCGCTTACACACCTCTACGCCCCAAGCTGTACTATCGCACTGATAATCCGGATGATTGACCTTGCTGTTAAGCAGTTCTAGACAGAGGTTGACTCCCTTCTCCTCAGCAGCCTTCGTCACACGGCTCAGTCCCTCTGCAACGATGTCAATTCCCTCTTCATCGGACAAACCTTCATAGCGGTTGCCAGAGAAGGTGATGAGGCCGGGGATATCATTTGCAGCAGCAAGTTCAATGTTCGCAAGCAGTTCATCTTCGATTCGATCGTGATTTTCGCGCTTGTTGAGTCCATCGGTCAGTGAGCTGTGGCCAACGAAGGTAGCGACATCAAGCCCCAAATCCTTTACGAGGGGCCAATACTGCTCATCGACTAACTCAACCGCTGCCAAGCCAACTTCGGCTGCGCCTCGAATAAATCCTTCAGGGGTCAAATCACCTTGAATAAAACTCCACCCTGTTGCGGATTGCCTAATTTGTGCCATATTATTCTCCTCTATTCCTACTTATTGCACGACTTACGCAAATTTAGCACGCGGAGCAAGTTTTTTTATTTTTAACCCCCTAAATCCCCCTTGTCAGGGGGACTTGGGAAACTCAGGGGGACTTATGAACGCGCTGCGTAAGTCCTATTATTAGAAATGTGACAATTCCAAAATTGCAGAATTGCTAGAGATAGGATTGGACGACTTTTCGCTCGATACTCAACCCCTCCCATTCATCATCGCCCGGACCATCGTAGATTAGCGTATGCGGTCCAGAGAAACTAACGTCCTGCGTTAGATCCAAGCAGCGCACATAATCATCTCTATCCATTTCACCGGGTGACAGAAAGTGAGCTTTGGTGTGGCAAGACTCCGCTCGTGGTGCGATTGCCTTGAGATCGGCGTACTTGGTTTCGCCCTGCCAGTTCCCAAAATCGAGACAGAGTCCAACCTTGCCCTCTAAACCGTCCAGAAGCGTCAATACGTTTTCTGGCGTTGAGAGGATGGAGAACCAATTTTCCGTCATCAAGCGGACTCCGTTTACATCGGCACGTTCCGCTAATTTTTCTAGTCCAGTTCGGCTCATCTCCAACGTGTCTGCGGAGGGTGCTGCCTTTCCAGCGATCGCGCGAGCACAGGCGGCACCTAGCATCCCCGCTGTATCAATCCATTCCCCTATCCAGACAAGATCTTGATCTGCACATTTGGGATGGGTAATATCGCCATGATCGATCA comes from Candidatus Poribacteria bacterium and encodes:
- a CDS encoding TIM barrel protein, with the translated sequence MAQIRQSATGWSFIQGDLTPEGFIRGAAEVGLAAVELVDEQYWPLVKDLGLDVATFVGHSSLTDGLNKRENHDRIEDELLANIELAAANDIPGLITFSGNRYEGLSDEEGIDIVAEGLSRVTKAAEEKGVNLCLELLNSKVNHPDYQCDSTAWGVEVCKRVNSPRAKLLYDIYHMQIMEGDIIRTLQDNIEYIGHFHTAGNPGRHDLDEEQEINYPPIMRAIAETGYTLYVGHEFIPKGDPIEGLRAAAQLCDVG
- a CDS encoding sugar phosphate isomerase/epimerase translates to MTRTNATRTNDGPRLSVSTWSLHRQLGRPDFYGPEDEKQIPVATHGNGELSLLEVPDRVAKFGINTLELCHFHIPSLDKGYLDELRGALKAANVELFSLLIDHGDITHPKCADQDLVWIGEWIDTAGMLGAACARAIAGKAAPSADTLEMSRTGLEKLAERADVNGVRLMTENWFSILSTPENVLTLLDGLEGKVGLCLDFGNWQGETKYADLKAIAPRAESCHTKAHFLSPGEMDRDDYVRCLDLTQDVSFSGPHTLIYDGPGDDEWEGLSIERKVVQSYL